The Demetria terragena DSM 11295 sequence GTGGAGGAGGGGACCTTTGACTCTGCGGCGCGTCGACTGAGATTGACGCAATCAGCCGTCAGCCAACGCATCAAGGCGCTCGAGACCCGAGTCGGTCGGGTGCTGATCGTCCGCACCACACCATGCGTCGCGACCACGGAGGGCGAAATTCTCCTACGGTTGGCCCGACAAGTTCAGTTGCTCAGCGCGGAGGCAACCGGGCAGCTTGGGGCGGACGCAGATCGAGCCACGGCGATTCCCGTTGCTGTGAACGCGGATTCCCTCGCTACATGGTTCGTCGACGTACTGCGAGAAGCGGCAACATGGTCGGACAGGGTCATCCAGGTTCACGTAGAGGATCAGGAGCATTCCGTGGATCTCCTCCGAAAGGGGGCGGTGATGGGAGCCGTGACTGCTGACCCAGTCACGGTGCAGGGGTGCTCGATTGAACAGCTCGGGCTGATGCGTTACGTACCTGTTGCCACCCCAGATTTGCTAGCGCGTCATGGCTCGCGGCGACGCGTCCGATGGGGTGAACTGCCCGTCGTGCGCTTCAACGAGCGGGACGACCTTCAAGAGCGGGTCATGGCGGCCCATGGCCTGGGTGGTCCGCACAACCCACCCACCCATCGCGTTCCCTCGGCCGAGGGATTCGCTCAGGCCGTACGCCTCGGACTTGGCTGGGGCGCGCTGCCGGAGCAGCACCTGGACGGCGCACTGGATCGTGGCGATCTGGTGCGGTTGCCGGGAGCGCGACCGTTAGACGTCACGTTGTATTGGCAACGATGGCGGCTCAGCTCAGAAGACCTGGACCGGCTCACTGACGCGGTGCGTTCAGCCGCGCGTAGACGGGTGGGAGGTGTGCGCTCCAGGCGTGCGAACTAGGCTCAGGAGTTATGGCTGACACCGCACGGGCGCGCAAAGTCGCGGACCGCATTAAATCCCTGGTGGCCGAGTATCTGGAGTTCCGGGTTAAGGACGAACGACTCGGGTTTGTCACCGTGACCGATGTTCGTGTCACCGGCGACCTCCAGCAGGCAAGCGTCTTCTACACCGTCTTTGGTGACGACGTTGCCCGCGAGCAGACTGCTGAGGTTCTCCAAGACCAGCGCGGCAGGATCCGTTCGCACGTTGGTAAGGGCCTTGGTATTCGACTCACGCCGTCGTTGGAGTTCATCCCCGATGCTCTTCCCGAAGGTGCGGCGCACCTCGAGGACGCAGTCCGCAAAGCACGAGAGCGGGACGCTGAACTCGCGCGCAATGCCGCGGCTGCGACGTACGCCGGAGATGTCGACCCCTATCGCAAGCCCGCCGAGCCAGACTCCACGCCAGACGCCTCGCAGGACGCTGAGTGACCGAAGCAGGCGTGCTGCTCGTCGACAAACCGTCGGGCTGGACCAGCCACGATGTCGTCGCCCGGTGTCGACGACTCGCGGGGACTCGTCGGGTCGGGCATGCAGGCACGCTCGACCCCATGGCCACCGGGTTGTTGGTCCTGGGAGTCAACCAAGGCACCAAACTGCTGACCTTTTTCGTCGGGTGCGACAAGACCTACTCCGGCACGATCCGGCTCGGGCAGTCAACGCTCACGGATGACGCCGAAGGTGAGGTGACCGCGTCGGCTGGCGCCGCCGGAGTCAGTGATTCCCAGATCGATGCCGCCATCGGCGACCTGAGCGGGGCGATCCAGCAAGTGCCGAGCGCGGTCAGCGCCATCAAGGTCAAAGGCGAGCGCTCCTATGTCAGGGCGCGCAAAGGCGAGGATGTGGCGCTGCCAGCCCGACCGGTGACGGTCCGTCGCTTCGAGGTCCTGGACCGGCGAACGCACCAGATTGGCGACACGGTCGTGATCGATCTCGATGTCGTGGTCGAGGTTTCCTCAGGTACCTATGTGCGAGCGCTCGCTCGTGACTTGGGCGCCGCGCTGCATACCGGCGGTCACCTGACCAGCCTTCGGCGTGAAGGTGTCGGACACCTCG is a genomic window containing:
- the truB gene encoding tRNA pseudouridine(55) synthase TruB, which produces MTEAGVLLVDKPSGWTSHDVVARCRRLAGTRRVGHAGTLDPMATGLLVLGVNQGTKLLTFFVGCDKTYSGTIRLGQSTLTDDAEGEVTASAGAAGVSDSQIDAAIGDLSGAIQQVPSAVSAIKVKGERSYVRARKGEDVALPARPVTVRRFEVLDRRTHQIGDTVVIDLDVVVEVSSGTYVRALARDLGAALHTGGHLTSLRREGVGHLDLARSAPLAELEDAYEQGRPLPLVSLPEAAAELLPTRMLTAEETAHVRHGRRLPSRPERLDPVAAIGPDGDLVAVIDESRSMIRSHVVFPTGEQS
- a CDS encoding LysR family transcriptional regulator ArgP, yielding MNYDADHLAALLAVVEEGTFDSAARRLRLTQSAVSQRIKALETRVGRVLIVRTTPCVATTEGEILLRLARQVQLLSAEATGQLGADADRATAIPVAVNADSLATWFVDVLREAATWSDRVIQVHVEDQEHSVDLLRKGAVMGAVTADPVTVQGCSIEQLGLMRYVPVATPDLLARHGSRRRVRWGELPVVRFNERDDLQERVMAAHGLGGPHNPPTHRVPSAEGFAQAVRLGLGWGALPEQHLDGALDRGDLVRLPGARPLDVTLYWQRWRLSSEDLDRLTDAVRSAARRRVGGVRSRRAN
- the rbfA gene encoding 30S ribosome-binding factor RbfA, producing the protein MADTARARKVADRIKSLVAEYLEFRVKDERLGFVTVTDVRVTGDLQQASVFYTVFGDDVAREQTAEVLQDQRGRIRSHVGKGLGIRLTPSLEFIPDALPEGAAHLEDAVRKARERDAELARNAAAATYAGDVDPYRKPAEPDSTPDASQDAE